The window caaaatttttacaaaggactgggatatagctgagtgtaggagcacttgcctagcttgtgtgcgTCCCTGCATCTGACCCTGAGTGctgcaaaaaaaatatataagcaaatgAGCATGGCTGTGAATCCAGTCAAACTTCACAGAAATAGGCAGCCGGTGGGATTTGGCATATGAGCTGGGTTCTGCTGAGCCCTGCTCTGAGGAGCGAGAGGCTGTGCTCATGGCATGGGCAGGCCCCCTTGAGGAACTGGTTTCCTCTTCCAGGATGCGTCTTTGCCTTGAAAAATGGGAATTGAGTCTTGTTTCCCCCTCTTGTAAAATGGCAACATTGATGGCATTGCTGTGCACTTCACGTGTATCATCCATTTTGCTTACAAGTTTGTGGGGTGGGCTCTGTTGTCCCCATTTtatatgtgaagaaaaagaaaggaggccCAGCAGCTAAGAGGCAGAGcctggattttttttccagtgctggggatggaactcagggcctcatgcatgctaggcaagtgctctaccagtgagctacatccccagcccttggtaattttgagacagggtcttgctaagttgcccaggctggcctcaaacttgtgatgctcctgagtctctgggatgacaggtgtgcatcATTGTACTTGCGGCCCCTCCCTTTTTAACtggtttttctctccttcctccatggCTACCCCACAGATGATGGGAAGGTTGTAGATGCTGAAGAGTTGACGGCAGTGTGCTACAgtttcctccttccctcactGGGAGGCTGGGCGGGATCATATCAGGGTCATTGCCCTGAAGTGTGGCTGAGCACGGGGATTGAGGCTGAACCCCAGGACTGCTCTTTCTCCGCAGCATCGCTGGTGTACCGCCTGCCTCAGTCCTGGGTAGGACCCAAGCTGCCCTGGAAGCTCCTCCATGCGGCCCTGCACCTGATGGCCTTCATCCTCACTGTTGTGGGGCTGGTTGCCGTCTTTCAATTTCACAGCCACTCAAACATCGCCCACCTCTACTCCCTGCACAGCTGGCTGGGTATCACCACCGTCATCCTCTTCGCCTGCCAGGTGGGTCATCTCTGCCCTCTTCCTTTGGGTTCCCACTGACAGGTCTACACAGCCTTGGGCTCTTTTGGGGGCCTTACCAGCAGCAACTCCAGATACTCCCTCTGCTCACTGCCTGGAGAGGGTCGGTGGCTTCCACACTTGCCCTGTTCCTTACAGCCATCACGTGGCCTGTGTGTTATCCCAGAGCCTCTGGGCTGATTTTGTCATAGCATGTACCATGTTGACTCTGATGAGCCGCCTCTTCTGCTTTGCCCACTCCTAAGTCTCTTTGAACCAGAAGCAATTCTAGAAGTGGTTTCTGTATCCCGATGTCATTTGTACTGGAGAGGAGTTTATGAGCAAGGACTGGCAAGAAGCAGAGACAAACAAGGATGACCGGGTTTGCTGGGAGAGCAGGGCTGTAGCTAAGGGTTTCTTGTAGGATTCTTGCTGCTTGTGTAATAGAAACAGACAGCCCGCCAGGCGGCAGCGAAGGATGGTGGTGGGGCAATGCTGGTGGGAAAGAAGGGCCAAGGAACGGTGACGGTCAGGCAGTGCTCGCGGGGTGGATGAGCTGCTGCTGTTGCGTCTTTGGTCACACATGGTACAGCCAGGGACTTCTTCTATTTCCACAGTGGTTCCTGGGCTTTGCCGtcttcctcctgccctgggcATCCCTGTGGCTGCGCAGCCTCCTGAAACCGATCCATGTCTTCTTTGGAGCCTCCAtcctctctctgtctttggcATCTGTCATTTCTGGCATTAATGAGAAACTTTTCTTCAGTTTGTGAGTGCTCTGGGGTCCCCACCTCTTAAGACACGGGGGAGGCAAGAGGGTTTTCAGAAGATGCATTGTATAATCATAGAACCCCCCATGGGCTTGGGCCCATTCCTGATCTGGAAGGTGAGAGATTGATCTTTAAGTTGAGATTGGtaaattggtcaacaaatatttattgcatattGGGTTGATttagcacctactgtgtgtcagaaACTGTTCTAAGTACCTTACATTTAATCCTCTCGACTACCCTGTAACATTGGTGTCATTACCACCAGTGAGGGTACTGAGATCCAGAAAAGTTAAGTAACGTACTAAACACACAGACAGTAAACTGCAGCACTGGGACTCAGGGTCAGCCGTCGGACTCCAGAGCTTGCATGCCTAACCACTGCTGACCGTTCTTTTGAAGCCGTGCGGCAAATaagaggctggggaggtagctcagtggtagagcacttgcctagtatgcacaaggccctgggttcaagtcccagtactgccaaaaaataataaataaataaataaatggataaataaggTTGAGGTCAACCCTGGGTTTAGATCCTAGCTGTCTCATTTACTGGTTATGTAACTGTGGGTGAGTTAATTTCACCACTTTGAGCTTCAATTTCCTGATAAGTCAAAAGCATTATATAGAGTTTTGTTATTATAGCAGGGACTTAGAAAGTATGTTAAAATTTCAGGTCACGTGTGGCCCCGAGAagcttttctctcctctcttagTAGCATCAAGTCTTCCCCTGGGCAAAAACCAGTGGAAGTCTCTCAGGGATGCACATTGTTTTGTCATCTTTAGGAAAAATGCCACCAAGCCATATGCCAGCCTGCCCAGCGAGGCTGTCTTTGCCAATTGCATTGGGCTGCTGGTGGTGGCCTTTGGGCTGCTGGTTCTCTATGTCCTTCTGGCTTCATCCTGGAAACGCCCAGAACCAGGGATCCTAACTGACAGACAGGTATGGCTGCTTGTCCCCCATTCCAGGGTGCGGTGGGGATAGGGCCAGGTCTGGAGAAGGACCAACTGGAAAGATATGGGCTTTGCTGGGAAGATGGGCCCAGTGGTCCGGTGAGAAGCCGCGTAGCCGGAAGGTGGAATTGGGGTGGTTGACGGGACAATGGTTTCAGAGCAGCACACTGCAGCAGTGTGGCTGTCCAGGGTCAGCACCTCTCAGAATCCCCTCCCTGTTCCTGTGGCTCTGAGTTCCTGAGGATGATGAGGGAATGTAGTAAATTCTGCTGGGACAGTTTTGGGGCTAGACTAGTGGGACTGGTGCTTGGTGACAAGTTGGGTGCTCGGAGCAAGTCTTGCCTGTTCTTGGCCATTTGGGCTTCTGGCAGTTGTGGGAGATGGGGTGTGGACCAGACTCAGGGACTTTGGGGCTTTCTGGAGAGATGTGGTGACTTGGGCAGGGGCCACCCTGCTAGTTGGGGGTCTTTATGAACAGCTCCGGCCTGGTGCGACTCCTGCAGGTCAGGGGCGGTTTTAACCCCTGTGCTCTGCCTTCTTTCCAGCCCTTGTTGCATGACGGGGAGTGAAGCAGGGTGTCCCAGGAACAATCGGCGGTCGGTCTGTCCTTGCTTCAGAAGCTCTGCTCCACCTTGAGCTCCTGGCCGGTTTCAGTAACAGACTTTCTTCGGGAGCTGGGCCCAAACTTCTCCTTGCCTTGGTGTCAGGCCTGCTGTCTCCAGTCACTTACTGCCCATTTGCTTTTCTTGGTGGCTTTGGCTTCTCAGCGTGGACTCCTCAGAGCCTCCATTTGCACAAGACCTTCCTTACCCTAGCCACCCATGCTGCGTCTGTTCATTCTGCAGAATTCCAGCTGATTTCCCCTTTAAATTGTTAGGGATGCGGCAGAAAATCACAACAGCTTGGGAAAACTGGGACTTAACCGTAGTCCACAGTGTGACCAGGAGGAAGGTCAGCTTTCCTTTTGAAGACATGCATTTCAGTTAGGCCACCCACCAGAGAGTGAACTTTGTGTGTTGTCACCCATCTAGCCCTGACCGGGTGTGTATCTGGGTGGAGGCATGGTGGGTGTGATTGAAGAAGGGGAGGGTGGAGCAGCAGCATCTGTGTGCGGTGTTGACTGCTCTGTGATATTCTGTGTTGCGCTTTGACCATATGGCTCCACCTCTTCTAGCTGCTGCTTCAGCTGAGGCCTGGATCCCGCCCTTTCCCTGTGACTTACATGCCTGTCACCACTAGGCAGCCCCATGAGCCCTGGTAACCTGCTGTTCCAAGAACAGACAATCCGTCCCCAGATGTCCTACAAGTGATGAGCAGCAGAGGTTTCTGTGGCCTTGCTGGCAGGCGCAGCCTTTTCTCCTGGCAGGTCCTAGACCAGCAGGTCTTCCCACTCCAGCCCATGAAACAGGCCAACACTGCGGAGCCTCGTGCCCAGCAGAGCCCTGCGAGCCATTGCCACCTTTGGAAGAATCTCCTGCTGAATACTAGGGTGCTTCTGCCCCAGTGGCTGGCTCCCTGGCTAGGCCAGCTCCTGTGGCATGCTGCAGTCTGAGCGTTGCGCTTCTCCCACCAGAaactgggtggggagggagtctTGCTCCTAACTGCTGGTATGTGGCTCTTCTTGCCTTCTCCAAATAAGCCTGCCAGGCCCCAGGCTCCAGACTGCTGTGCTCAGTAGATAAGAGGGATGAGGCTTAGGGTTTGCAGCCTGCACTCCCTGGCAGGTAGCCGCAGGCTGTTTACCCCAGCCTCCATTGCCAGATGTTGGCAAATGGGTTGCGGCTGAACTTCCTGGTTGCATGAAGCCTTCAGTGCTGCTGGGATGACTGCCAGGCACCTTGGTTGACTTGTCCCCTGTCTCCATGTGAGTGGGCTTTTTACTGTTTATTGAAGCttgattttcaataaatgtttctaAGATTCAAAGGTGGTCATCATCTGTTCAGCCCACTGTAACAAATACCATGGATTGAGTGGCTTCAGAAAACATGTattaggctgggtgtggtggcacatgcctgtaatcccagtggcttgagaggctgcggcaggagggtTGCGAGTTCAGAGCTAGCCTGGGCatcttagcgaggccctaagcgactcagcaagaccttgtctctaaatataaaaaaggggtgggagtgtGCTCATTGGTTAGGCTCCccagggttcaagccccagttccaaaacaaacaaaaaaccaagaaaaccaaaagaacaacaacaaaaaaaacatgtATTAGGCTGGAAGTCTAAGACCAAGGCATGAGGCtgtggtgtctggtgagggccccttCACAGAACTCCTCCCTGGGACCTCAGGCGGAGGGAACGTAAGTAGCTCTGGGGCCTCTGCTACCTGAAGGCACTACTCTCACtgatgagggctccaccctcacgACCTCCTCACCTTCCTAAGTACCCCCCTGGCGATCCCATCACACTGGGGGAGAGGATTTCCACATATAGATTTGGAGAGGACAAAGCATAACAAAAGCTTTCTTTGCTGAAACGATACTGCTCTTAAATGAGCACTGGGGCCACCGTGCAAACCTTAGGACAGGACTGACCCTCAGACAGACCTGGGGAGGGCCAACCAAGGCGCCAAAAACCTGTACAACTGTGTGTCTTCCTGGAACTGCATGTGAGCATGTGCCTGTGGATGTCCTAAACAGTGGCTTTTGGGCATGGGCTCATCTTACAAGGAAGGAAATGTTTCCTATTTTATAATCTAGAAAACAAGACTCAAAAAGGACAGATGATTGGCCTGAGGTCACCAGTCAGGAAATGGCAGAATTGGGCTCTACAGTCTGTTGCCAGCATTCTTCCTGGCTGCTGGGCACACACCTGTGCATGCTGACACCAGCCTATGGTCAGGGACCTGGGACGCAGCTGGACAGGGACCCTGGGCAGAGAAGCTCAAGAACCAGAGGAGTCGAGTTTGGGTGAAGCAGGTGATGGGCGTGAAGAGGCTCTTTTCCTAGTGTGATCAGCTGAGACGTCTCGTGATGGTGGAATGGCTGACCCGGGAGGGGTAGGGGTCTGACGCCAGCCGTGACACTGACCCCAGAGAGCCAGTGCTCGGACTGCACCGGGGCCTCACCTTACTGGTTCACTTGAACCCTTTCGCATCCCCACAAGACGGGCACTCTCTTCTGATTTTACAGATCCCAAGAGGCTAAGTGTAGGCCCAAGTTCATGGAGCTGCTTTAAAGCAGAATCAGATCTCAAACATGGATATTTGAGTCTATGGCCGGTGCCGTCAGCCACTCTGCCGAGGACATACCTACCAGGTGTGGCTATGTGCACGTGGTATTTCTGTCAGCACCAGTCAGCAGTCCCTCCTGCCACCTGGGGTCCAGGGGCCACCAGTGATTGCTCTAGAAAGAACTAGGGCCTGGCATGGCTACAGTTTCCAGTCTACAGCTGAGCTTTAGAGTAcagtggtttctttttcttccaatgtCCCAAATGTCCGCCCAATCCCTAAAGACTCAATAAACTGTTAATCTGGTGAAAGAAAGAAGTCTTTCTACCATTCTTGCACACATAAGTGTGGTGTGtgtaggcaggaggatgggaacaGAACCAGCCCGGCCGAGCAGAGCCTGCCTGGGGCACAGGTAGTGACAAAGGGCTTGGAGGAGAGGGGTCATGGTCACAGAAACCAGGGCAGAGATCCCTGGGAGAAGGCCGTGGCTTTATGGCTTCACAATGGTTTATTAGCTTTCTTTTCCATACTGACTTGGTTTCAAGCACAGAAGGCCTTTCGCAGAGAGAGACTGGAATCTTAGAACCGAAGGCCGTGCTGTGGCTCAGGAGCTGCCTTGTCACTGAAGCTCAGGGCTGCGTGGGGAGAGCCAGGGGCCACCCTCCCTGAGGAGGGCTTGGGGCCCACTCCAGCTCAGGAGCTGTCTGCAGTTTTTAGAGGCCTGGTAGAGGACACGCCCTGCGGTGACTGAGCGGGGAGGTGGCCACTGAAGGCAAAAATAAGTGACGTCGAGCACCGCAGTCCAGCAGTGAGAGAGCAGCGGAGGCTGAGGGGCCGTCACACACCCTGGCTCTGCAAGACCTCCAGGATGGCACGGAGGATGGCGGCCACTGCCACTGCCCCAGGGTCTGGCTGATCTAGCCGCGCAGAGCTGATGTAGCTGGCTCTTCCGGCTCCAGCTTCCATGTTCTTGGTGGCCTCGGCTGCAGCTTCAGCACTCTAAGGGGGCAGGGCAGTAGGCTTGAGGACGGCCACTAGGCCTCTGCCCTGTCACTGAGGGGAAAGGTCACCTTTCACCTCCTTCTGGTAGGGAAAGGCACCACCATTTACTGAGGCCTTGCTGTGTCCCAGGTGGGGTGTGTGCTCAAGATCTCTTTATCTCACAAATCCTTCTGAGACAGacttgtccccattttacaaaggaggaaatggaggcccaggAGAAAATGGAGACAGGAGCCCGGGGTTCCCAGCCCGTCCCCCTGGGTGGATGGCCTGGCCTCACTCACCTTGACTGCTTTGGTCAGGACTTGTAAGAGATCAGCCCCTGGCTTCTTCCAGGCTTGGAGCTCCTGCCCTGCTGCCCACAGAGAGTCCAGCTGGACAAGGCGAG of the Sciurus carolinensis chromosome 11, mSciCar1.2, whole genome shotgun sequence genome contains:
- the LOC124958728 gene encoding lysosomal membrane ascorbate-dependent ferrireductase CYB561A3 isoform X1, with amino-acid sequence MASRWFYLSCLVLGSLGSMCLLFAVYWMQYWRGGFAWDGSIHMFNWHPVLMVSGMVVLYGAASLVYRLPQSWVGPKLPWKLLHAALHLMAFILTVVGLVAVFQFHSHSNIAHLYSLHSWLGITTVILFACQWFLGFAVFLLPWASLWLRSLLKPIHVFFGASILSLSLASVISGINEKLFFSLKNATKPYASLPSEAVFANCIGLLVVAFGLLVLYVLLASSWKRPEPGILTDRQLLLQLRPGSRPFPVTYMPVTTRQPHEPW
- the LOC124958728 gene encoding lysosomal membrane ascorbate-dependent ferrireductase CYB561A3 isoform X2, coding for MASRWFYLSCLVLGSLGSMCLLFAVYWMQYWRGGFAWDGSIHMFNWHPVLMVSGMVVLYGAASLVYRLPQSWVGPKLPWKLLHAALHLMAFILTVVGLVAVFQFHSHSNIAHLYSLHSWLGITTVILFACQWFLGFAVFLLPWASLWLRSLLKPIHVFFGASILSLSLASVISGINEKLFFSLKNATKPYASLPSEAVFANCIGLLVVAFGLLVLYVLLASSWKRPEPGILTDRQPLLHDGE